In Nicotiana tabacum cultivar K326 chromosome 17, ASM71507v2, whole genome shotgun sequence, one DNA window encodes the following:
- the LOC107819151 gene encoding extradiol ring-cleavage dioxygenase, producing MALPLKLKETFFISHGSPTLSIDESLPARHFLKGFRERFLNQKPNAILMISAHWETSEPTVNSIRGRHDTIHDFYGFPKPMYQLSYPAPGAPELAKRVKEVLTASGFKTVHEDKKRGLDHGAWVPLMLMYPEADIPVCQLSVQPNKDGTYHYNMGRALASLKDEGVLIIGSGSATHNLRALGSSKSVVSWALEFDNWLKDALLSGRHQDVNNYDMKAPHAKVAHPWPEHIYPLHVALGASGEGTNGELIHHSWDLGALSYASYKFSSLTRPS from the exons ATGGCTTTGCCTTTGAAATTGAAGGAGACGTTCTTCATATCACATGGATCCCCTACGCTTTCTATAGATGAGTCTTTGCCCGCCAGGCACTTCTTGAAAGGCTTTAGagaaagatttttaaatcaaaagcCGAATGCGATATTGATGATTTCTGCTCATTGGGAAACTTCTGAACCAACTGTTAATTCTATTCGTGGCCGCCATGATACCATTCATGACTTCTACGGCTTCCCTAAACCCATGTACCAG CTCAGTTACCCTGCACCAGGAGCTCCAGAATTGGCTAAAAGGGTGAAGGAAGTTCTCACGGCATCAGGGTTCAAGACGGTGCACGAAGACAAAAAACGTGGTTTGGACCATGGTGCATGGGTCCCTCTCATGCTCATGTACCCGGAAGCAGACATTCCAGTCTGCCAGCTCTCGGTCCAGCCCAACAAGGATGGTACTTATCATTACAACATGGGAAGAGCATTGGCCTCCCTCAAGGATGAAGGTGTCCTCATAATTGGGTCTGGATCTGCCACCCACAACTTAAGGGCTCTTGGTTCATCCAAAAGTGTTGTTTCTTGGGCTTTAGAGTTTGACAATTGGCTAAAAGACGCCCTTCTCAGTGGAAG GCATCAAGATGTTAATAACTATGACATGAAGGCTCCGCATGCAAAAGTTGCACATCCATGGCCCGAGCACATCTATCCATTACATGTTGCGCTAGGTGCTTCTGGTGAAGGCACAAATGGAGAGCTTATTCACCACAGCTGGGATCTTGGTGCACTTTCTTATGCTTCCTACAAGTTTTCTAGCCTGACTAGGCCTTCATAG
- the LOC107819153 gene encoding protein FREE1, translating into MQHGDVSSPYYQYYQPHFQNPNPNPSSTPADPPYTPPTVPAQFASAPPVASGDYSNYASSYPPYPQPSADHAPNPPAPYPSNPSSQSSYGFPHLDAPQPNYYPYDQNQTPVSYDFSAPGANYQTPNPPNYNSLNSSAPYSSTSFGASTGTNYGNSFENNANYGTSFENKANYGSYGDQGLYDGGVYKYNGKKEESYSGNRSQSSAAGVMFDDYGRPIDVSSGREQREPASTPKIVKATPKIEDQHDVSGGVLKFRVKLLSEGFGQSDMDVLCQIGLDGIRILDPATSRTLRIYSLENVTRMEVLDSYIFAFWAKTSVDVEPKRIRVKSNSYTTNNILDAVTAASIQVKEMGESSRPSDSIKGSESAAEKKKGFDWMKLMRPLNEEKDHWVPDEAVRKCTACGTDFGAFVRRHHCRNCGDIFCDKCTQGRIALTTDEDAQPVRVCDRCMAEVTQRLSNAKAAVRVAALPSHVDLAKKLQEEMDKKRKTSTGHTSQGSRRMREVACPTCTVHLQVEVPASGSETIECSVCQHPFLVSAH; encoded by the exons ATGCAACACGGCGACGTTAGCTCTCCCTATTACCAATATTACCAGCCTCACTTTCAGAACCCTAACCCTAACCCTAGCTCTACTCCCGCCGATCCTCCCTATACCCCGCCCACTGTCCCCGCCCAATTCGCCTCAGCTCCGCCGGTTGCTTCTGGCGATTACTCCAACTACGCCTCCTCCTACCCGCCGTATCCTCAGCCTTCTGCCGATCATGCCCCAAATCCGCCTGCTCCGTACCCTTCAAACCCCAGCTCTCAATCCTCCTACGGTTTCCCTCACCTCGACGCTCCACAGCCGAACTATTACCCTTACGATCAAAATCAAACGCCTGTGAGTTATGATTTTTCTGCCCCAGGGGCTAATTATCAGACACCAAATCCTCCTAATTACAATTCATTGAATTCGTCAGCTCCTTATTCATCGACCTCATTTGGTGCCTCCACAGGGACTAATTATGGCAATTCGTTTGAGAATAATGCTAATTATGGTACTTCGTTTGAGAATAAAGCCAATTATGGTTCGTATGGAGACCAGGGATTGTATGATGGTGGTGTTTACAAGTATAATGGGAAGAAAGAGGAGTCGTATAGTGGAAATCGATCACAATCAAGTGCTGCAGGGGTGATGTTTGATGATTACGGAAGACCTATCGATGTTTCAAGTGGGAGGGAGCAACGGGAACCTGCGAGTACACCGAAAATTGTGAAAGCAACACCTAAGATTGAGGACCAACATGATGTATCAGGTGGTGTTTTGAAGTTTCGTGTGAAGCTTTTGTCCGAAGGCTTTGGTCAGTCCGACATGGATGTGCTCTGTCAG ATTGGTCTAGATGGGATTCGCATACTTGATCCTGCGACTAGCCGAACTCTGAGGATATATTCACTTGAGAACGTGACAAGAATGGAG GTGTTGGATTCATATATATTTGCATTTTGGGCCAAAACTTCTGTTGACGTTGAACCTAAACGTATCAGGGTGAAATCAAATAGTTATACCACGAACAATATCCTGGATGCAGTGACAGCAGCAAGTATTCAG GTCAAGGAAATGGGCGAGAGTAGTAGGCCTTCAGACTCAATCAAGGGATCTGAGTCAGCTGCTGAGAAGAAGAAAGGTTTTGATTGGATGAAGTTGATGAGGCCCCTCAATGAAGAGAAAGATCACTGG GTTCCTGACGAAGCAGTTCGAAAGTGTACTGCTTGTGGGACCGACTTTGGTGCTTTTGTACGAAGG CACCACTGCAGAAATTGTGGGGATATTTTCTGTGACAAATGCACTCAAGGTAGAATTGCTTTGACTACAGATGAAGATGCACAACCAGTTCGAGTTTGTGACCGATGCATG GCTGAGGTAACTCAGAGGCTCAGCAATGCTAAAGCAGCGGTTAGAGTGGCTGCATTGCCAAGTCATGTAGACCTTGCGAAAAAACTCCAG GAGGAGATGGACAAAAAGCGGAAGACATCAACAG GTCATACATCACAGGGATCCAGAAGGATGAGAGAGGTTGCATGTCCGACTTGCACTGTCCATTTGCAG GTTGAAGTCCCTGCTTCTGGATCAGAAACGATAGAGTGCAGTGTCTGCCAGCATCCGTTTCTTGTTAGTGCTCATTGA